TATGAAGAAGGCGCTGTTGGAGACTTTCATCTTGAACTTATTGAAAAACGCTGAAAACCGGTCCTCCTTAGAGGACCGGTTTTTGCGGTAAGGGTGAAAGAGCTTTTGTCTCTTCAATGTAGACGAATGCATCGTAGCGTTCTGACACTCGCGTTGGCACGTAATTTCCATATGCTTCATAAGCGGGGTTGTAGACTACTCCGATTGCCCGGTGGCCGATCCAATCATTGAATAAATTCCGGTTTTTATCATCAAAAAGTAAATACTTGCTGCCGCCACCGGCTTTATACAATTCATCTTCCCAAGAGCGTGCGCGGGCAGGAGGCACCTGCATCACTTCTTGCGGAGCCGCCCATTCATCAGCGGCAATCACTGTGCCGCGATGGGTGCCAAAGCCAACGGCGTATACCTCTTCCGGCCGGTTCTGTTCCCGGAGCCGCTGCCCGACATTGATCATACCGGCTTTTGCCATATCTGTCGCCCGGGCGTCGCCGATATGGGTGTTATGCTCCCAAATGACAATTTTGGCGTCCGGTCCATGATGATCCATGATTTCATTCACCGTCTCCACCATATGCTCGTCCCGGATATTCCAGGATTCCGCATTGCTGTGGACCATCGCCCGGTAATAATCTTCTGCATTTTTGGCAACCAATGCATTGATTTCCAGGTTCAAGTCGCTTTCCTGCTCATCTTTATAGCGTTCTTCGTTCGAACGGATGGATGAAAGTAACGTGGATACTTCCTCTACGCATGCATCTGTAAAGTTGACAGAGGAAAGTGCATAGTTTTCGGGAATCCGATTATATGGCTCAAAACAAGTAAACGCTTTTTTTGCAAGTTCCAAATCACCGCCGGATGGGTCGGTGTGCGTCAAGTACTGGATCACTTCATCCATTGACTCCCATAGGCTGTAAACATCAATTCCATAGAATCCGGTTTTTAATGCGCTTTGGTTATTATGGTCTTTCATCCACTCCAGGAACTCCACGATCTCTTCATTCGCCCACATCCATGTCGGCCA
Above is a genomic segment from Planococcus lenghuensis containing:
- a CDS encoding erythromycin esterase family protein, yielding MEQSLTKAINTFSIPYQKTDDLTPLMNAIGEAKIVMLGEASHGTSEFYSVRAELTKRLIQERGFSLVAVEGDWPAAREANRYVKGHGKAHTAREALQAFGRWPTWMWANEEIVEFLEWMKDHNNQSALKTGFYGIDVYSLWESMDEVIQYLTHTDPSGGDLELAKKAFTCFEPYNRIPENYALSSVNFTDACVEEVSTLLSSIRSNEERYKDEQESDLNLEINALVAKNAEDYYRAMVHSNAESWNIRDEHMVETVNEIMDHHGPDAKIVIWEHNTHIGDARATDMAKAGMINVGQRLREQNRPEEVYAVGFGTHRGTVIAADEWAAPQEVMQVPPARARSWEDELYKAGGGSKYLLFDDKNRNLFNDWIGHRAIGVVYNPAYEAYGNYVPTRVSERYDAFVYIEETKALSPLPQKPVL